The Methanofollis sp. genome segment GTCACGCCGGTCTGGGCCTTCTCAGGGACGGCCTATTATGATGGAAAAGAAGAGCCGTACCTGAATTATGTGAGTGCGGTTCCTGAAGGAGCATGAAATAGAAACAATCTCATTTTTTTGCCAGGAAGATCCATCTCTCGCATCAGAGGAGCATCCCATGTATTATCACCTGATGTACCTGATCCCCCTGGCGATGGCCGTCTTCGCCATCTGGTTCTTCTATCCCTCCCTTACCGGCAGAAGAGAGACGAAAATCTCACCGGGTGAGTACGCCTGGTTTATTCTCTGCATCGTCGGCATTCTAATCTTCGGTTCCGGCCTCTTTCTGACGGCTCTGTTTCTTGAGTCATGGTACGCCAATCCACAGGAACTCGACATCAGGTTCCTGCCCCTCGTCCTCATGCCATGGGTCGTGATATCGGGAGCGGGCACGGCGTACGGCATCTGGGCGATCGACCGGTTGAGAAAAAGGTCCAGCACCCCGGAAGCGGGAGACGGAAACGATGAAAACAGGTCGGCGTCCTCCTCAGAGGGCAGGAGATGAAAAATCAGTTCCTGGGATCTGGAGAATCGGGATCTGATCATGGGTGCATCCCTCCTCACCTGTGCTCTTTCGTATTATCCCAGCACCGGAGAAAAGATTCCAGATGCAATTTTCCGATACGGAACTTCGATAGTGGTTCTGATATCGTATGTCGTGCAATACTGGAGTCGACGTGTGAACAAAGGGTCGCTGCGAACTGGCGCAGGCGCTGGAGACGTGGGGGAACAGGTAGGGAACAGAAAATTTTCTTTTTTCGCGGGTGGCGGACCCCTTTTTGCGTGACGGCGGGGCGTACGGGGCATGTGACCCTTTCAACGCGTAGACGATCTGCACAGAACAGATATATAAAACAAAGAGGATATTCTGGGTCGTGGATGCCCGAACAGGTGCCTCCCGGGAGACCCCATCATGAAAAAATTCTTCTTTGCTCTCATAGCCCTTGTCGCCCTTCTCGCCATCGTCGTCTGGGGCGGCCTCCTGCCGTCACCGTCATCGTCCGGCGGAGAACCGACCCCGCCCTCGCCCGCGGGCGTGCCGACGCCGACACCCGGGGTGTCGGCGACACCGGGGATAGACGCACAGGAAGCGAAAATTGAGGCGGAAAAAATCGCCCTCGCCCTCTTCCCGGAGGTGAAGGTCGACCGGACGACCGTCGAACTCACCGACAACGGAGACAGTCCCTTCTACGAATGCGAGATCAGGACGCAGGACGAAGAAAAGATCCAGGTGTGGATCGATCCCGCGACCGGCGACCTCCTCGGGTTTTCCGCCGGATCAGGGATGATGGGTCGACCTGCCGAACCCTCCCTCTCGATGGACGAGGCACGGGAGACCGCACGGGCGTACGTCGATGAAAAATCCGGCGGTGCCGACCTGACACAGACCTCGGAACAGTATAACCCCTTCTCCAGCGGAGCGATCGGAACCGTGGCCGGCAGGTATTCGTTCAACTATGCCCGCCTGATCCGGGGCGTCCCATGCTCCAGCGATTGCTTTCACATCTCTGTCGATGCGGTGACAGGCGAGGTCTGCAGGTACTCGAAACAGTGGAAGACCGACGAAGACCTCTGCGTCGCCAACACGGTCCCGTCGGTCTCAGGGGAAGATGCAAAGGACGCCGTCAGGGCGTACCTGAAGGGGACCTGGGGCGACCTGCCCGGCCTTGACATCCATACGGCCGATCTCAGGTGGTACGACGGACAGACCGGGAGTACGGACGCGGTCCCGCTAGTATGGGAGGTGCGTTTCGACGACGACCACTACCGCTCTCTCCAGTACCCCCACGATACCAATGCATATGTCGACGCCCACACTGGGGAGGTGCTTGCCTGCTCCTACCATCCCGATGCGACCTGAGGTGAGAAGATGGAGATCGGACGGATATGCACCATCGCGGAAAAAGAGTTCGCTGACACCATCAGGGGACGACGTTTCCTTCTCGTCCTCCTTCTCTTCCTCATCATCGCGGCAATCGGCGCATGGCAGGGCATCCAGGACTACACCACCGCCCTCGAACGCTACATGCAGGCCCTCCAGGCTGTCGGCTCCGGGACCGTATCGCCGATAGCGCATGTCCGTCCCTCTGTCCTGGACGTCTTCATGCGGATGGGCGGGGCGATGTCGACCCTCGGTGCGGTGCTCGGCATCGCCGTCGGTTTCGACCTCATCTCCGGCGAAAAGGAGGACCACTCCCTGAAGATGCTCCTCTCCCACCCGGTCTACCGTGACGAGGTGATCACCGGCAAGGCCCTCGGTGGTATCGTCTCGGTGGCGTTCGCCATGGCGGTCGCCCTGGGCATCGCGCTCGCCCTCCTCCTCATCTCCGGCCACGTCCCCTCGGCCGACGAGGCGGGGTTCATCCTGATCTTCGGGCTTGTCTCCTTCCTCTACCTGATGTGCGGGTATGCGATC includes the following:
- a CDS encoding ABC transporter permease; amino-acid sequence: MEIGRICTIAEKEFADTIRGRRFLLVLLLFLIIAAIGAWQGIQDYTTALERYMQALQAVGSGTVSPIAHVRPSVLDVFMRMGGAMSTLGAVLGIAVGFDLISGEKEDHSLKMLLSHPVYRDEVITGKALGGIVSVAFAMAVALGIALALLLISGHVPSADEAGFILIFGLVSFLYLMCGYAIALAMSVVADRSGKALLYALVIFFFLSSVVPAAMTLSADVIAGEESEKPTLVDDSDLEKWNAYLEERRDRDQMRNAIVMTGYIFSPQLNYAEVSRAVTQPLMYLNMHGDPDEAWSHFDRDDLDYAEVLGHLWKNIVALLLIPAAFFGLAYVAFLRMDVR
- a CDS encoding PepSY domain-containing protein, with protein sequence MKKFFFALIALVALLAIVVWGGLLPSPSSSGGEPTPPSPAGVPTPTPGVSATPGIDAQEAKIEAEKIALALFPEVKVDRTTVELTDNGDSPFYECEIRTQDEEKIQVWIDPATGDLLGFSAGSGMMGRPAEPSLSMDEARETARAYVDEKSGGADLTQTSEQYNPFSSGAIGTVAGRYSFNYARLIRGVPCSSDCFHISVDAVTGEVCRYSKQWKTDEDLCVANTVPSVSGEDAKDAVRAYLKGTWGDLPGLDIHTADLRWYDGQTGSTDAVPLVWEVRFDDDHYRSLQYPHDTNAYVDAHTGEVLACSYHPDAT